Genomic DNA from Streptomyces venezuelae:
ACGGGCGGAGCCACTTTGTTCCTGCACGGTACAAAACGCGGGCCGCAAAAGCCAACGCCGCAGGTCACACCGCCCAAGCGCCCCAAAAAGGACGCGCCGAGAAGGGCGGCCGACCGGGCCCCCGGCCCGCCGTCACCCGGCGATCGCCTCGTAAAGGCTCCACACCCCGAGCCCCAGCATCAGCAGGGCCGCGATCTTCGTGATGAGCGCCAGCGGCACCCGCTTCATCAGCGCCTTGCCGCCGACGATGCCGAGCCCGGCCACCGCCCACAGGGCGAGCACCGCGCCGAGGCCCACGGAGAGCGGGTCGTCGTAGCGGGCGGCCAGGTTCGCGGTCATGATCTGCGTCAGATCGCCGAACTCGGCGACGAGGATGAGCATGAAGCCCGCGCCGGACACCTTCCAGAAGCTCTGGTTCTCGGGCTGCTTGACCTCTTCCTCGTCCTCACCGCCCTTGAGCAGCAGCATCGCCGCACCCGCCAGGAAGAGGACGCCGGTCAGCGCGTGGACCAGCTGCTGCGGGAGCAGGGTCAGGACGCTGCCCGCCGCGACGGCGAGCACCACGTGGACGGTGAAGGCGGCGGCGACACCGGCGAAGACGTAGGAGGCGCGGTAGCGCGTGCCGAGGACGAGACCGGCCAGTGCCGTCTTGTCCGGCAGCTCGGCCAGGAAGACGACGCCGAAGACGAGCGCCGTCACGCTGATGCTGATCAAGGGTTCCTCAATCGGTCGGGGCCGCCCCACCGAGAGTCTTCCACCGTTTCGCGTACGACACCTCGGCACGGCAGCGCACACGGACGCACACGGGTGTGGACGTCTGGACGTACACGGATGTGGACGTCACGACGTACGCGTCATGTGATGCGTACGCCTGCACTGCTTGCCGAAGGTCTCGCTGGCCTGCCCCGCGGGGCCTGCCTCCGGGCGCCGGCTCAGACGAGCTGAGCAGTATGTCGACGGTCCGGCGAAGAGCTACTCCCCTTCTGCGCCGTCCATCGTACGGGACGGCGCACAGGTCGCGGCCAGGGGCTTTCGGTCCCGCGCCGGAGTGACCCGGGTCACTGGCCGCCCCACAACGCGCGGGAAATGCGCGGGAATGCAACTTCCGTCCCGCCCAATGCACTTGACGCCGCGCCAGAACTCTTGAAGTCGGCACCTCTTTGACGCGACCCTGTCACTGGACGCACATCCGTCCGTAACCCCGACCCGCGACGCTGACCGCTCCACCGGTCAACCGCCCCCCACATCAAGGGAGTTCGCATGCCCGCTGTCTACGCGCGTCGAAGCACCCGGCACACCGCCCGCACCCGACGTACCCGGCCCGCCTTCGCCGCCGCAGCCGTCGTCCTCGCCACCGCCGCCACCCTCCTCACCGGCACCTCCGCCCAGGCCGCTCCCC
This window encodes:
- a CDS encoding TMEM165/GDT1 family protein, translated to MISISVTALVFGVVFLAELPDKTALAGLVLGTRYRASYVFAGVAAAFTVHVVLAVAAGSVLTLLPQQLVHALTGVLFLAGAAMLLLKGGEDEEEVKQPENQSFWKVSGAGFMLILVAEFGDLTQIMTANLAARYDDPLSVGLGAVLALWAVAGLGIVGGKALMKRVPLALITKIAALLMLGLGVWSLYEAIAG